The Populus trichocarpa isolate Nisqually-1 chromosome 11, P.trichocarpa_v4.1, whole genome shotgun sequence genome has a segment encoding these proteins:
- the LOC112323424 gene encoding G-type lectin S-receptor-like serine/threonine-protein kinase At4g27290, translated as MSLSKILSLIIHASMDTKRTLFSNAIVLFMASILFASCCGIDIINQTHFISDSKNESLISSIGNFKLGFFSPGNSPSRYVGIWFNKVSKQTVVWVANREIPLKKSAGIFKIAADGNLAVVDSKGRTPLWSTNISMPNANSSAKLLPSGNLVLVVKNNSGNSESIVWQSFDYPTDTILPGMRFGLNRETGLNQFLTSWKSSDDPAPGDFSFGLNPNGSPQYFLYRNLTPFWRVGPWNGRSLSGTPDISTGVKSNRPDFSNEAGFLNYSFVSNKQGTYITFYLRNTSVFSSMVLEPTGIVKRVTWREDSQDWALFWLEPDGSCDVYANCGSYSICNFNNAIKCSCLPGFEPLSPHDWHTCVEKRKFQCGKGAGEGFLKIANVKIPDATRTRAYTNLSLKECEMECLRSCNCSGYASLDINNEGQGCLAWYGELNDMQQYTDEGQDFHLRVEAGELAAYAKNSSKSSTATNWIVRVIVLFAIALLLLFVSIYLHSRKKRARKGHLEKRRRCELLSLDPENRMSNSEDLTSAHECEENLNITFYDLGTIRAATDNFSSERKLGEGGFGPVYKGKLSNGKEVAIKRLSKSSEQGIDEFKNEVLLIAKLQHRNLVKLLGCCIEAEEKMLIYEYMPNKSLDYLIFDQSRKASLEWEKRFEIIMGIARGILYLHQDSRLRIIHRDLKTSNVLLDEEMNAKISDFGTARIFCGNQNQANTNRVVGTFGYMSPEYALDGLFSVKSDVFSFGVLLLEIISGRKNIGFFKEDLSSNLIRYTWNLWKDGNALEMMDLSIRQSCPSSEVLRCIHVGLLCVQDCAANRPTMSEIIFMLSTDTTLPSPTQPTFSITRSQNDPSFPAIDTSSSVNQVTISLVDAR; from the exons ATGAGTTTGTCCAAAATCTTGTCACTAATCATCCATGCCTCCATGGACACCAAGAGAACTCTCTTTTCCAATGCCATTGTACTTTTCATGGCTTCCATTCTGTTCGCATCTTGTTGTGGAATTGACATCATAAATCAAACCCACTTCATCTCAGATAGCAAAAATGAATCCCTCATATCCTCCATCGGAAATTTCAAACTAGGCTTCTTTAGTCCAGGCAACTCTCCAAGCCGGTACGTTGGAATATGGTTCAACAAGGTCTCGAAACAAACTGTTGTTTGGGTTGCCAACAGAGAAATTCCACTTAAGAAATCCGCTGGCATTTTCAAGATTGCTGCAGATGGAAATCTGGCTGTTGTTGATAGCAAAGGAAGGACTCCTCTTTGGTCCACAAACATTTCTATGCCAAATGCCAACTCATCTGCCAAGCTCTTACCTTCAGGCAACCTTGTTTTGGTGGTTAAGAACAACTCAGGTAACTCTGAATCCATTGTATGGCAAAGCTTTGATTACCCTACTGATACTATCTTGCCTGGAATGAGATTCGGCTTGAACCGGGAAACTGGTTTAAATCAATTCCTAACTTCATGGAAATCAAGTGATGATCCGGCACCTGGAGATTTCTCATTTGGGCTTAACCCAAATGGTTCACCTCAGTACTTCTTGTATAGGAATCTGACTCCATTTTGGCGAGTTGGACCGTGGAACGGTAGGAGCCTGAGTGGTACACCTGATATATCAACCGGGGTCAAGAGCAATCGTCCAGACTTCAGCAATGAGGCTGGTTTTCTCAACTATAGTTTTGTCAGCAACAAACAAGGAACTTACATCACTTTCTATCTAAGAAACACTTCTGTTTTCTCTTCAATGGTGCTAGAACCTACTGGCATAGTTAAGCGAGTCACATGGCGTGAAGATAGCCAGGATTGGGCTTTGTTTTGGCTTGAACCTGATGGCTCATGTGATGTTTACGCAAACTGTGGCTCTTATTCTATATGCAACTTCAACAACGCGATAAAGTGCTCATGCTTACCAGGATTTGAACCTCTTTCACCTCATGATTGGCATACATGTGTAGAGAAGAGAAAATTCCAATGTGGGAAGGGTGCAGGAGAAGGGTTCTTGAAGATAGCTAATGTGAAGATTCCTGATGCTACCAGGACCCGCGCTTACACGAATTTGAGCTTGAAAGAGTGTGAAATGGAGTGCTTGAGGAGCTGTAATTGCAGTGGATATGCTAGTCTAGATATAAATAATGAGGGACAAGGCTGTTTAGCTTGGTATGGTGAGCTAAATGACATGCAGCAATATACTGATGAGGGACAGGACTTTCATCTGCGAGTGGAGGCAGGGGAGCTTG CTGCATATGCAAAGAACAGCTCAAAATCCTCCACGGCTACGAATTGGATAGTTAGAGTTATCGTTTTGTTTGCTATTGCGTTGCTGCTTCTTTTTGTATCAATTTACCTTCACTCTCGAAAGAAACGTGCGAGAAAAG GCCATCTAGAGAAGCGAAGGAGATGTGAGTTGCTATCATTGGATCCAGAAAATCGCATGTCAAACTCTGAGGACCTTACGAGCGCCCATGAGTGCGAAGAGAATTTAAATATAACCTTCTATGATCTAGGCACCATCAGAGCTGCAACAGACAATTTTTCTTCTGAAAGAAAACTTGGAGAAGGTGGATTTGGTCCTGTCTACAAG GGAAAGCTATCAAATGGAAAGGAGGTAGCTATTAAAAGGCTATCGAAGAGCTCAGAACAAGGAATAGATGAGTTTAAGAATGAAGTTTTGTTAATTGCAAAACTTCAGCACAGAAATCTTGTCAAACTTCTTGGCTGTTGCATTGAAGCAGAAGAAAAGATGCTGATCTATGAATACATGCCTAACAAAAGCCTGGACTACCTTATTTTTG ATCAGTCAAGAAAAGCATCTCTGGAATGGGAAAAGCGCTTTGAAATCATAATGGGCATTGCTCGAGGGATCCTATATCTTCATCAGGACTCTAGGTTAAGAATCATCCATAGAGACTTGAAAACAAGCAATGTTCTTCTAGATGAGGAGATGAATGCCAAAATTTCAGATTTCGGGACTGCAAGGATCTTTTGTGGGAACCAAAACCAAGCAAATACAAACAGAGTCGTCGGCACATT TGGATACATGTCACCAGAGTATGCTCTGGATGGCCTCTTCTCTGTAAAATCCGACGTCTTCAGTTTTGGAGTCTTACTTCTGGAGATCATTAGTGGTAGGAAGAACATAGGTTTTTTCAAAGAAGATCTGTCCTCAAATTTGATACGATAT ACATGGAATCTGTGGAAAGATGGAAACGCCTTGGAGATGATGGACTTATCAATCAGGCAATCATGTCCTAGTTCAGAAGTACTGCGGTGCATTCATGTTGGTCTATTGTGTGTGCAAGATTGTGCAGCAAACAGGCCAACAATGTCcgaaattattttcatgttgaGCACTGACACTACTCTTCCATCTCCAACACAACCTACCTTTTCAATCACGAGAAGTCAGAATGATCCCAGTTTTCCTGCTATAGACACAAGTTCTTCAGTGAATCAGGTGACAATCAGTCTTGTGGATGCTCGATAA